Proteins co-encoded in one bacterium genomic window:
- a CDS encoding thiazole synthase: MNELTAVPDFKDEPLVVGKYKLKSRLIVGTGKYENFDVMQQAHVASGADMVTVALRRVDLKNPQNNLLNYIDTKKMTLLPNTAGCYSVEEVIQVAELIRELELGDLIKVEVIGDQKTLMPDPIGTLEATKRLTEMGFTCMAYCSDDIILARRLEEAGAAAVMPLGSPIGSGRGVLNPANIRLIKEFANVPIIVDAGVGCASDCSLTMEMGVDGLLVNTGIAKAADPVAMAHAFRLATIAGRMSFTAGRMDKRLYASASTPLKDF, encoded by the coding sequence ATGAATGAACTGACCGCAGTCCCTGACTTCAAAGATGAACCGCTTGTCGTCGGGAAGTACAAACTCAAGTCCCGCCTGATCGTTGGGACCGGCAAGTACGAGAATTTCGATGTGATGCAGCAGGCCCACGTTGCCTCCGGGGCAGACATGGTGACCGTCGCTTTGCGTCGCGTGGATCTCAAGAATCCTCAAAACAACCTCCTGAACTATATCGATACAAAGAAGATGACGCTGCTTCCGAACACCGCCGGGTGCTACTCGGTCGAGGAAGTCATCCAGGTCGCCGAACTGATTCGCGAACTGGAACTGGGCGATCTGATCAAGGTGGAAGTGATCGGCGATCAGAAGACGCTGATGCCGGATCCGATCGGTACGCTGGAAGCCACAAAGCGTCTTACCGAGATGGGCTTCACCTGCATGGCTTACTGCTCGGACGACATCATTCTGGCCCGTCGCCTCGAAGAAGCCGGCGCCGCGGCCGTCATGCCGCTCGGCTCGCCCATCGGCAGCGGCCGGGGCGTTCTGAATCCCGCGAATATTCGCCTGATCAAGGAGTTCGCCAACGTGCCGATCATCGTCGACGCGGGTGTTGGTTGTGCGTCGGATTGCTCGCTGACGATGGAGATGGGTGTGGATGGTCTGCTGGTGAACACCGGCATCGCAAAGGCCGCCGACCCGGTCGCTATGGCCCACGCGTTCCGCCTTGCCACGATCGCCGGCCGCATGTCCTTTACCGCCGGCCGCATGGACAAGCGCCTCTACGCCAGCGCCAGCACGCCGCTGAAAGACTTCTGA
- a CDS encoding prepilin-type N-terminal cleavage/methylation domain-containing protein, which translates to MNRIALLILIAAALGLLAPPAPAKETPPVEVFFVPREDLGRAPGYTAEGVFLPLDQVLALIGEANRRQAARPPEKALTCKSIELAGELDRDLLLQGEIAFDAPWEGWAAVRIDNGKVPWTAQGTPNDPPAFLVGIDRATYLIARGPGAGALHVEAQYSFNADSPDAMVAIGAFHSPTRISIKTSEHWRAIESDAPSREEGDVLVVSPLPDEDLMLFPQRRPPLREADAILQHIDRTVRAIGSGLEVVDEVSFASQFEEGADLEFELPQGLELLEMSTSGPARAARMGNIHVTLRALSATDELRVTLRYSASMTGDAYTLPPFPSIGEEVTSTVRMRGSDDWIPSLTQDVPQLSFMQGTAGDRLYSCWGALPELQVALLPKHVDTPPQVIGLVRIDRNEANSVFTISGISSDRQELLFRCHPDWIVTEVGGSQQGHFYEQYYTQRRADGHWTIKWEFATAPKYIQVKLHHAGSWGAPGTTNQMEFPYLSLEGERPSTYELGVESDETLELQPTSLEDLTVIPVGELSDAWNQTVALEIARVQTQQGELPYPRVDLAMRATGSHPKGSLEIRGRSSETRATVVTALSIQEDRTFVRTQVKYDVRYAPQDRFQVILPKGISSAVKVDGPEIRETVRETVPEGELFTLTTRHSVLGQFAATFEWAVDRSSTDASVDAPEIRVVDATYQQGFILLEASEALKLTAEAKNLAETDLAEVPDNPWQEGNRILAAYRYVEPPYSLRIETEKFQPEELLSGLVREANLQTTVSEYGERLTLAEYRLLPMAEQQFLEVDLPLDAQVWSVLVNRKGERPARRNRADGTSVLLVPLPTRRTSGSDVQISILYRQPGQPLDAASNLDLAAPSLPVPVNKTTWQLNLPYGFEYLSFQGSFVDLINVREPFVTFLRKAYYPSRLVFLNASRVSLIISMAILALFVFVGVIAVRKFREARQNREPKEPAVSASGCGVRLIEWLIIGAIVAILAAISVPNFMEAQVRSKVSRVKSDARSMATAIESYFVDNNGYPYNSEILWQGPVKYMTSSFVDPYNLKPGESLKYLQGFEAVRSAVQAGMVLPQQPPNSFWLVYSVGPDNRDDRAQLQYDPTNGTVSAGDIIRIAESNWNPSYGRHQQAQQSAGNVIDIQTHVDRDGRTVVSRVKSAERSPAPTEEYRWGFEGDSISQQEEQRVQSNYYSDPFSTPAEFADRELREAEEAMAGIDVNRVDSGAASPFGASSSASGPSVDEIPTVIMTDKMTEDTFDFSTDAEQNRLRFQDALVLQGEGSPGASPGASNLTYLFGQDGSRSRDGAIATTATDARQAGLLSLAIEIPEGGYQRQFEGLTGDASMRVRLLDQHSFQRLRFAVWLLVALALGAVWIAARQYYLHAIVLTLAVAFFGPLIVATPWVAFYNAALQGALFSLLAPLLARVIHYTGHAPKAKAVAVGALLLALAPLQGTHAEEPVRLIAPYDEGLPQPGENPNVFVDRVMFEELWNAAHASTESLPDKHPPAFIASWKLVGTWLPERSVVEGTLTLHALNTGDGPSLTPVAFDQLAFSELQSTPPGATLQMEDEKPMLLLPPHWTGIVEASFEAPCDSQGTSGRLEFQAPASGTGFWQISIPFANATADSSHPVIIERKGETSLLRGSASEGPQTIAWSAEGGPSVREQASDWRAEIETDITWQHLAYAQAWQLLRLSATSDAGTLPGEVSLNVGPLRIMDVAGPAVESAVIDGDILRIRLRETREANIVLQSVLPAPQGDWRVGGIGVGGGTTSRHIVRFNFDGGIEIREMSPVGLDRQAARGARSGFSTQQYRTTASDWNATIKLARLPEVFDANVTELFVPEEGRLRHAATLQIQPRGTAIRTLSLELPPETRVEELSGDQYTDWIWNNGRLQVFLSPAVENPTTIQFLASIPLEGTASTLHVQPLRIASEGDVKQNIAIVLSPDVELKEVDLAGATAEPPNPLHTGLLAKYFGSEWDPFAPGPQEPQMQMQQNAMPPVSRRGPNLRLRAYELARPAEMTFELTRIDAAALVTIFNQVTVSDGVQSLSAVLRAEPRRGRMRQVEAVLALPESNAAAASRLQVDGPIRSFRTQDEGNGRVRVIAELDAPYSRQVQLNVQLYQSADTAAGSEVVPTVLLPADQSGSRALLLLRREFEGELNPTDRAGARSIEPTAVQWPSSMRPLPSDQVYELDQTRPTFKIVRHAQGETLRAVVEVLRQRTIVTQDGFERHELELVLQNQSEQFLRVALPYSRDEISVYEVRVAGKTVSPTFGKEAGRDVLLIPLIRTGILDPELNARVAYAAKTDSLESSGKREQKLPEVLGGVPVLQSAMILMMPTTYKFKQFEGSLNRVDLVDLEVDEALRQARRAENLSEVALRSEGETLEKALSSLKSVQSKATSQYNYAMSTSEAYDRRGVAKKGKEVDLGMKLQQERAQNLQRANEAQIQLYSNVQRLMQADEDVAVQQLAGEIRNQAIQAPTVAPRVEAAQVDFPREGDVFVFRQIQGTGAIQFEYASRQSTGKRNDFLLATAFVALLVSALAAGKKVVTSRRRVGITLIVVGIVAYALAVAIDLAILAAVVGVLMILLGRSPRDAEEEIA; encoded by the coding sequence ATGAACCGCATCGCACTCCTCATTCTGATCGCGGCGGCGCTGGGACTGCTGGCGCCGCCCGCCCCGGCCAAGGAAACCCCGCCGGTCGAAGTCTTCTTCGTGCCGCGCGAGGATCTCGGGCGCGCACCCGGATACACCGCAGAAGGCGTGTTCCTTCCATTAGATCAGGTCCTTGCTCTGATCGGTGAAGCCAATCGCCGCCAAGCCGCCAGGCCACCTGAGAAGGCACTGACCTGCAAGTCGATCGAACTTGCGGGAGAGCTTGATCGCGATCTGCTGCTGCAAGGCGAGATTGCGTTCGATGCGCCTTGGGAGGGTTGGGCCGCCGTCCGCATCGACAATGGAAAAGTGCCCTGGACAGCTCAGGGCACACCGAACGATCCGCCGGCATTTCTCGTCGGCATCGATCGCGCAACCTACCTGATCGCACGGGGTCCAGGCGCAGGAGCGCTGCATGTCGAAGCTCAGTACTCCTTCAATGCCGATTCGCCGGATGCGATGGTTGCGATTGGAGCTTTCCATTCGCCGACGCGCATCTCGATCAAAACATCGGAGCACTGGCGCGCGATCGAATCCGATGCACCTTCGCGCGAGGAAGGCGACGTCCTGGTCGTTTCCCCGCTGCCCGATGAAGACTTGATGCTCTTCCCTCAGCGGCGCCCTCCGCTGCGCGAGGCCGATGCGATTCTACAGCATATTGATCGCACTGTGCGGGCCATTGGATCCGGACTCGAAGTTGTCGATGAAGTGAGCTTCGCCTCGCAGTTCGAAGAAGGCGCCGACCTCGAATTCGAATTACCGCAGGGACTGGAACTACTGGAGATGTCCACATCCGGGCCTGCGAGAGCCGCCAGGATGGGCAATATTCACGTTACTCTGCGTGCTTTGAGCGCGACGGACGAGTTGCGCGTGACGCTTCGGTACAGCGCTTCCATGACCGGTGATGCCTACACCCTGCCACCGTTCCCATCGATCGGTGAGGAGGTCACTTCGACGGTCAGGATGAGAGGATCGGATGATTGGATTCCGTCTCTAACTCAGGACGTTCCGCAGCTTTCGTTCATGCAGGGCACAGCCGGCGATCGTCTGTATTCCTGTTGGGGAGCGCTGCCCGAACTGCAAGTCGCGCTGCTGCCGAAACACGTGGACACGCCGCCGCAGGTGATTGGGCTCGTGCGCATCGATCGCAACGAGGCGAATTCGGTCTTCACGATCTCCGGCATCTCGTCCGATCGCCAGGAACTGCTCTTCCGATGTCATCCCGACTGGATTGTCACAGAAGTCGGCGGAAGTCAGCAGGGGCATTTCTACGAACAGTATTACACCCAGCGTCGAGCCGATGGACATTGGACCATCAAATGGGAATTTGCCACCGCTCCGAAGTACATTCAGGTCAAGTTGCACCACGCGGGTTCGTGGGGCGCGCCTGGAACGACGAACCAGATGGAGTTTCCGTACCTCTCGCTGGAAGGCGAGCGCCCTTCGACTTATGAGCTCGGTGTCGAGAGCGACGAGACATTGGAACTTCAACCGACGTCACTCGAGGACCTGACTGTCATCCCCGTCGGCGAATTGTCCGATGCCTGGAATCAGACAGTCGCTCTTGAAATAGCCAGAGTTCAGACTCAGCAGGGGGAACTGCCGTATCCTCGAGTCGATCTCGCGATGCGAGCAACAGGTTCGCATCCAAAAGGTTCTCTGGAGATTCGCGGACGCAGTTCCGAGACCCGCGCCACAGTGGTGACTGCACTCTCCATCCAGGAAGATCGCACGTTTGTGCGTACGCAGGTAAAATACGACGTGCGCTACGCGCCGCAGGATCGCTTTCAGGTAATCCTGCCGAAGGGTATCAGTTCCGCAGTGAAAGTCGATGGACCCGAAATCCGTGAAACCGTGCGCGAGACTGTTCCTGAAGGCGAGCTCTTCACGCTGACCACTCGCCATAGTGTCTTGGGCCAGTTCGCAGCGACGTTCGAATGGGCGGTGGATCGCTCGTCAACGGATGCGTCCGTGGACGCCCCCGAGATACGCGTCGTTGATGCCACCTATCAGCAGGGCTTTATTCTGCTGGAGGCGTCGGAAGCGCTGAAGTTGACGGCCGAGGCGAAGAACCTCGCGGAGACGGATCTCGCCGAGGTCCCCGACAATCCGTGGCAAGAAGGCAATCGTATTCTGGCCGCCTATCGCTATGTGGAGCCGCCGTATTCTCTTCGCATCGAAACGGAGAAGTTCCAGCCTGAGGAGTTGCTGTCGGGCCTTGTTCGCGAGGCCAATCTGCAGACGACGGTCTCGGAGTATGGCGAGAGATTGACGCTTGCCGAGTACCGCCTGCTGCCAATGGCGGAGCAGCAGTTCCTCGAAGTCGATCTCCCACTGGATGCGCAAGTCTGGTCGGTGCTCGTCAATCGCAAGGGCGAGCGCCCCGCGCGGCGCAATCGAGCAGATGGAACGAGCGTTCTGCTGGTTCCGTTGCCCACACGGCGCACCTCGGGGAGCGACGTGCAAATCTCTATTCTGTATCGCCAGCCCGGCCAGCCGTTGGATGCGGCGTCGAACCTCGACCTGGCGGCGCCATCACTGCCCGTGCCGGTCAACAAGACGACATGGCAACTCAACCTGCCGTACGGGTTCGAGTACCTGAGCTTCCAGGGCAGTTTCGTCGACTTGATCAATGTGCGCGAGCCGTTCGTTACGTTCCTTCGAAAGGCGTACTACCCTTCGCGGCTCGTTTTCCTGAATGCTTCGAGAGTATCTCTGATTATCTCGATGGCGATTCTGGCGTTGTTCGTATTCGTCGGTGTGATTGCCGTTCGGAAGTTCCGCGAAGCTCGGCAGAATCGCGAGCCGAAGGAGCCGGCCGTTTCGGCCTCCGGATGTGGGGTGCGTTTGATCGAGTGGCTTATAATCGGCGCAATCGTTGCGATTTTGGCAGCGATTTCCGTCCCGAATTTCATGGAGGCGCAAGTACGCTCCAAGGTTTCGCGCGTAAAGTCCGACGCCCGCTCGATGGCAACTGCGATCGAGAGCTACTTCGTCGACAACAACGGATATCCGTACAATTCCGAGATTCTCTGGCAGGGGCCGGTCAAGTACATGACGTCGTCCTTTGTCGACCCATACAACCTCAAGCCGGGCGAGTCACTGAAGTACCTGCAAGGCTTCGAGGCTGTGCGAAGTGCCGTGCAGGCCGGCATGGTTTTGCCGCAACAGCCGCCGAATTCCTTCTGGCTCGTCTACAGCGTCGGTCCTGACAATCGCGACGATCGCGCACAATTGCAGTACGATCCGACGAACGGCACGGTTAGCGCGGGCGACATCATTCGTATCGCCGAATCGAATTGGAATCCCTCGTACGGCAGACATCAGCAAGCACAACAGTCTGCTGGGAATGTCATCGACATTCAGACTCACGTCGATAGAGACGGGCGCACTGTCGTCAGCAGAGTCAAGTCAGCTGAGCGAAGTCCTGCTCCCACCGAGGAATACCGTTGGGGTTTTGAGGGTGATTCCATTAGCCAGCAAGAGGAACAGCGGGTGCAGTCGAACTATTACTCCGATCCGTTTAGCACGCCTGCCGAATTCGCCGACAGAGAGTTGCGCGAAGCCGAGGAGGCAATGGCAGGCATTGATGTCAACCGGGTAGACAGCGGAGCGGCGAGCCCGTTCGGAGCAAGCTCGAGCGCTAGCGGTCCCAGTGTCGATGAGATTCCGACGGTTATCATGACCGATAAGATGACGGAGGACACGTTTGATTTCAGTACAGATGCTGAACAGAATCGCTTGCGATTCCAGGATGCGTTAGTATTGCAAGGCGAGGGGTCTCCGGGTGCCAGTCCTGGCGCTTCCAACTTAACATACCTCTTCGGGCAGGACGGTTCCCGCAGTCGCGATGGTGCCATTGCAACTACTGCGACAGACGCACGCCAGGCCGGGTTGCTTTCTCTCGCGATCGAGATTCCCGAAGGCGGTTATCAGCGCCAGTTTGAGGGGCTGACCGGCGATGCGTCGATGCGTGTCCGCTTGTTGGATCAGCATTCCTTCCAGCGCCTGCGCTTTGCCGTTTGGTTGCTCGTGGCGCTTGCTCTCGGCGCAGTGTGGATCGCTGCTCGCCAGTACTACCTGCATGCCATCGTTCTCACACTGGCCGTGGCGTTCTTCGGCCCGCTGATTGTGGCCACACCATGGGTGGCGTTCTACAATGCAGCGCTCCAGGGTGCATTGTTCTCTCTGCTGGCTCCATTGCTGGCACGGGTGATCCACTACACGGGACATGCACCCAAAGCGAAGGCCGTCGCCGTTGGCGCGCTTCTGCTTGCGCTAGCCCCGTTGCAGGGGACGCACGCGGAGGAGCCCGTTCGCCTGATCGCGCCATACGATGAAGGACTCCCGCAGCCCGGAGAGAATCCCAATGTCTTCGTCGATCGTGTGATGTTCGAAGAACTGTGGAATGCCGCACATGCTTCGACGGAGTCGCTTCCCGACAAACATCCCCCGGCATTCATCGCATCCTGGAAGCTGGTTGGCACTTGGCTGCCGGAGCGCTCGGTCGTCGAGGGCACGTTGACACTGCATGCCCTCAACACGGGCGACGGACCTTCACTGACGCCGGTTGCATTCGATCAACTCGCCTTCTCGGAACTGCAATCCACACCTCCCGGGGCAACGTTGCAGATGGAGGATGAGAAGCCGATGCTGCTTCTTCCCCCGCACTGGACCGGCATCGTGGAGGCGAGTTTCGAGGCCCCGTGTGATTCGCAAGGCACAAGCGGACGCCTTGAATTTCAGGCGCCTGCGTCAGGGACGGGTTTCTGGCAGATCTCGATTCCCTTTGCAAATGCCACGGCGGACTCCTCGCATCCAGTCATCATCGAACGCAAGGGAGAGACGTCTCTCCTGCGTGGCTCTGCATCCGAAGGACCGCAGACGATCGCCTGGTCGGCGGAAGGCGGCCCCAGCGTCCGCGAGCAAGCGAGCGACTGGCGTGCGGAAATCGAAACGGACATCACGTGGCAACATCTTGCCTACGCGCAGGCCTGGCAACTGCTGCGATTAAGCGCGACGTCGGATGCGGGTACTTTGCCCGGCGAAGTGTCCCTGAATGTCGGTCCTCTGCGCATCATGGATGTTGCCGGGCCGGCAGTGGAATCGGCTGTCATCGATGGGGATATCTTGAGGATTCGGCTGCGCGAGACGCGCGAAGCGAACATCGTGCTGCAGTCTGTATTGCCTGCCCCCCAGGGAGATTGGAGGGTTGGCGGTATCGGAGTCGGGGGCGGAACAACGTCCCGGCATATTGTCCGGTTCAACTTCGATGGCGGAATCGAGATTCGGGAGATGAGCCCCGTTGGGCTCGATCGCCAGGCTGCGCGGGGAGCGCGCTCCGGGTTCTCGACACAACAGTATCGCACGACTGCATCCGACTGGAATGCGACGATCAAACTCGCGCGCCTCCCGGAAGTCTTCGATGCGAATGTAACGGAGCTCTTCGTGCCTGAGGAAGGTCGATTGCGCCACGCTGCCACCCTGCAGATTCAACCACGCGGGACAGCTATCCGCACGCTTTCGCTTGAACTTCCTCCTGAAACGCGCGTGGAGGAACTGAGTGGCGACCAGTACACCGACTGGATCTGGAATAACGGCAGGCTGCAGGTTTTCCTCTCCCCTGCCGTCGAGAATCCGACAACGATCCAATTTCTGGCTTCCATTCCGCTCGAGGGAACGGCAAGCACGCTACACGTGCAGCCGCTGCGCATCGCATCGGAAGGCGACGTGAAGCAGAATATCGCCATCGTTCTTTCTCCCGATGTGGAACTAAAGGAAGTCGATTTGGCCGGCGCCACGGCCGAGCCGCCAAATCCACTGCACACGGGTCTGTTGGCGAAGTACTTCGGCTCTGAATGGGATCCCTTCGCACCGGGGCCGCAAGAGCCGCAGATGCAGATGCAACAGAACGCGATGCCGCCGGTCTCGCGCAGGGGTCCAAACCTGCGCCTGCGTGCCTACGAGTTGGCGCGACCGGCCGAAATGACGTTTGAACTGACGCGTATCGATGCGGCGGCGCTGGTGACGATCTTCAATCAGGTCACAGTGTCCGACGGCGTCCAAAGTCTGTCAGCAGTGCTGCGGGCGGAACCCCGCCGGGGTCGGATGCGACAGGTAGAGGCGGTTCTTGCGCTTCCGGAATCGAATGCGGCTGCCGCTTCACGCCTGCAAGTCGATGGACCAATACGCAGCTTCCGCACGCAGGATGAAGGCAATGGTCGTGTTCGCGTGATCGCGGAGTTGGACGCCCCCTACTCCAGGCAGGTCCAATTGAATGTTCAATTGTACCAGTCGGCGGATACGGCCGCCGGCAGTGAGGTGGTGCCGACAGTTCTTCTTCCTGCGGATCAGTCCGGCTCACGGGCGCTGCTGCTGTTGCGTCGGGAATTCGAAGGCGAACTCAATCCGACCGACCGCGCCGGAGCGCGAAGCATCGAACCAACGGCGGTCCAGTGGCCGAGCAGCATGCGACCGCTCCCATCCGACCAGGTCTATGAGCTGGATCAGACCCGGCCGACGTTCAAAATCGTTCGCCATGCACAAGGTGAAACGCTGCGCGCGGTGGTCGAAGTACTGCGCCAGCGCACAATCGTGACTCAGGATGGATTCGAGCGCCACGAACTGGAACTCGTCCTTCAGAACCAGTCGGAGCAATTCCTCCGCGTTGCCCTGCCGTACTCGCGCGACGAGATCTCCGTTTACGAAGTTCGTGTCGCGGGCAAGACAGTCAGCCCAACGTTTGGGAAAGAAGCTGGTCGGGATGTCCTGCTCATTCCTTTGATCCGCACTGGGATTCTGGATCCGGAACTCAATGCCCGCGTTGCCTACGCGGCAAAGACCGATTCGCTCGAAAGCAGTGGTAAGCGCGAACAGAAGCTGCCCGAAGTGTTGGGCGGCGTACCAGTGCTGCAGTCGGCCATGATCCTGATGATGCCGACGACCTACAAGTTCAAGCAGTTCGAAGGCTCCCTGAACCGCGTCGACCTCGTCGATCTGGAAGTGGACGAAGCGCTTCGCCAGGCGCGCCGGGCGGAGAATCTCTCCGAGGTCGCGCTGCGGTCGGAGGGCGAAACGCTGGAGAAGGCTCTGAGCAGCCTGAAGTCTGTGCAATCCAAGGCCACGAGCCAGTACAATTATGCGATGAGCACGTCGGAAGCGTACGATCGTCGCGGCGTCGCCAAGAAAGGCAAGGAAGTCGATCTCGGCATGAAGCTGCAGCAAGAGCGCGCGCAAAATCTGCAGCGTGCGAACGAAGCCCAGATCCAACTCTACAGCAACGTGCAGCGATTGATGCAAGCGGATGAGGATGTGGCTGTCCAGCAACTGGCCGGAGAGATCAGAAACCAGGCGATACAAGCGCCAACCGTCGCCCCTAGGGTTGAGGCGGCGCAGGTGGACTTCCCACGCGAAGGCGACGTGTTCGTCTTCCGCCAGATCCAGGGCACGGGCGCAATTCAGTTCGAATACGCCTCCCGCCAATCGACTGGAAAGCGAAACGACTTCCTGCTGGCCACGGCGTTCGTGGCGTTGTTGGTCAGCGCGCTTGCCGCCGGAAAGAAGGTCGTGACCTCGCGTCGGCGAGTCGGAATCACGCTGATCGTCGTTGGGATCGTTGCGTACGCGCTCGCGGTCGCCATCGACCTGGCAATCCTGGCCGCCGTGGTCGGTGTGCTGATGATCCTGCTCGGGCGAAGCCCAAGGGATGCTGAGGAGGAAATCGCCTAG
- the rarD gene encoding EamA family transporter RarD, with protein MYGLLAYGGWGFVTIYFKAVAHIPALEVLAHRALWSFILLIAIVLVLGEARTILRVFRDWRTLLALVATATLVSINWLTFIWSVAHERVIQAALGYFMNPLVNVLLGALFLGERLRRWQVVSLFCALAGILAMTTLVGTVPWVSFILAFSFGLYGLIRKVARIGALGGLTVETLLMLPIAVGYVGWLMATHESHFAAGNGSDTILLVAAGIVTAVPLLWFAGAARRLKYTTVGFIQYIAPSLQFLLGWLLYKEPFGTMKFISFLLIWLGLAIFTWDALRRTRRR; from the coding sequence ATGTATGGCCTCCTGGCGTACGGGGGCTGGGGGTTTGTGACGATCTACTTTAAGGCAGTCGCCCACATCCCGGCCTTGGAGGTCCTGGCCCATCGGGCTCTCTGGTCCTTCATCCTGTTGATCGCAATCGTTCTCGTCCTTGGCGAGGCTCGAACCATCCTCCGCGTGTTCCGCGACTGGCGGACGCTGCTGGCGCTCGTGGCGACGGCGACGCTGGTCTCGATCAATTGGCTGACATTTATCTGGTCCGTGGCCCACGAGCGCGTCATCCAGGCCGCCCTCGGCTACTTCATGAACCCTCTGGTGAACGTGTTGCTGGGGGCGCTCTTCCTTGGCGAGCGGCTCCGCCGCTGGCAGGTCGTCAGCCTCTTCTGCGCCCTGGCCGGGATACTAGCGATGACGACGCTCGTCGGGACCGTCCCATGGGTCTCCTTCATTCTCGCCTTCTCGTTTGGCCTCTACGGCTTGATTCGTAAGGTCGCCCGGATTGGTGCCCTCGGCGGTCTGACTGTAGAGACACTCCTGATGTTGCCCATTGCTGTCGGATACGTCGGGTGGCTGATGGCGACCCACGAGAGCCATTTCGCTGCCGGCAATGGGTCGGACACAATCCTCCTCGTCGCCGCGGGGATCGTCACCGCAGTGCCGCTGCTCTGGTTTGCAGGCGCCGCCCGTCGCTTGAAGTACACCACGGTCGGATTCATCCAGTACATCGCCCCGAGTCTTCAGTTCCTCCTTGGGTGGCTCCTCTACAAAGAGCCCTTCGGGACGATGAAGTTCATCAGCTTCCTTCTGATCTGGCTCGGGCTGGCGATCTTCACCTGGGACGCTCTGCGCCGCACGAGGCGCCGCTAG
- a CDS encoding FG-GAP repeat protein, with translation MPASCKSFIIPALLVAAATVQAQEIVIDVPAARSVQIAENRRNPGEISPIAMGDVDGDGLEDCVMGAPRAGGLLTVDSGMIYIRFGGDYLGLPPASDDGGVYYDLTSRPDAVVTPQYSAVTFADSLGRIPSGVQIFPERGGEFFGSSVATGDFNNDNFADILIGAPHPLGDPDLGTVYLILGRADLGGLTYVEDEIFNANAVEIKGRYLGARFGEVVEFADLDNDGFDDILIGTPRAATGGTVDIIYGRPVLDWSRATIDSVPNPKTRIFSNVADERFGSAITAGDFNGDNFPELVIGAPRWPIPVNANGRVVVLEFSGGRPASIDMSVSPPYLTVEMTLNFAGLGGAVAVGDLDNDGVDDLIASAPQLQVGTRTNLGGVYHISNPSQYAGDTLEMPFDSDISIFGTGQSQEFFGWSLAVGAYDIAPGIELLVGAPGKNTPDGTAAGAVFVYRSGALPATSILEGELGYQISQFRGTVANFRYGTDVAIGQFDGLDNGDIFASGSGDLPFDSSCGGDVLADWQICHDGREGIRVYGVLAGSVPQAPIELSAKPGWMMME, from the coding sequence ATGCCTGCTTCATGCAAATCGTTCATAATCCCCGCGCTTCTGGTGGCCGCAGCCACCGTTCAGGCCCAGGAAATCGTGATCGACGTCCCGGCCGCGCGCAGTGTGCAGATCGCCGAAAACCGCAGAAATCCCGGTGAAATCTCCCCCATCGCCATGGGCGATGTGGACGGAGACGGGCTGGAGGACTGCGTGATGGGTGCGCCCCGCGCGGGCGGCCTGTTGACCGTCGACTCGGGTATGATTTACATCCGTTTTGGCGGAGACTACCTCGGCCTGCCGCCTGCCAGCGATGACGGCGGCGTCTACTACGATCTGACGTCGCGCCCCGACGCCGTGGTGACGCCCCAGTACTCCGCCGTGACGTTCGCGGATTCGCTCGGCCGCATCCCCAGTGGCGTGCAGATCTTCCCCGAGCGCGGCGGCGAGTTCTTTGGCTCTTCGGTCGCGACGGGCGACTTCAATAACGACAATTTCGCGGACATCCTCATCGGTGCGCCGCATCCCCTCGGCGATCCCGATCTCGGCACCGTCTACCTGATCCTGGGTCGTGCTGACCTGGGCGGCCTGACGTATGTTGAGGACGAGATCTTTAACGCCAATGCGGTGGAAATCAAAGGCCGCTACCTGGGCGCTCGCTTCGGCGAGGTCGTCGAGTTCGCCGACCTCGACAACGATGGGTTCGATGACATCCTGATCGGGACCCCCCGCGCTGCCACAGGCGGTACAGTCGACATCATCTATGGTCGACCCGTGCTGGACTGGTCTCGCGCGACGATTGACAGCGTCCCGAATCCGAAGACGCGTATCTTCTCGAATGTCGCGGATGAGCGCTTCGGCTCGGCGATCACGGCCGGCGATTTCAATGGCGATAACTTCCCCGAGTTGGTGATCGGCGCCCCACGCTGGCCGATTCCGGTGAATGCCAATGGACGTGTGGTCGTCCTGGAGTTCTCCGGCGGCCGTCCCGCCAGCATCGATATGTCCGTCAGCCCACCGTACCTCACGGTCGAAATGACTTTGAATTTCGCGGGCCTTGGCGGCGCCGTTGCGGTCGGCGATCTGGATAACGACGGGGTCGACGATCTGATCGCCAGCGCTCCACAGCTCCAGGTCGGTACGCGCACAAACCTGGGCGGCGTCTACCACATCAGCAATCCCAGCCAGTACGCCGGCGATACGCTGGAGATGCCATTCGATTCAGACATAAGCATCTTCGGCACCGGCCAGTCCCAGGAGTTCTTCGGCTGGTCGCTGGCCGTTGGCGCATACGATATCGCCCCGGGTATCGAGCTGCTCGTGGGAGCGCCGGGCAAGAACACGCCGGATGGAACTGCGGCTGGTGCGGTGTTCGTCTACCGGTCGGGGGCTCTGCCGGCGACTTCAATCCTCGAAGGTGAGCTCGGCTATCAGATCAGCCAATTCCGCGGGACGGTTGCCAACTTCCGGTACGGCACAGACGTGGCCATCGGCCAATTTGATGGCTTGGACAATGGCGATATCTTTGCGTCGGGAAGCGGCGATCTGCCATTCGACTCATCCTGCGGCGGCGACGTTCTGGCCGACTGGCAGATTTGTCACGACGGCCGCGAAGGCATCCGTGTTTACGGCGTGCTGGCAGGCAGCGTGCCCCAGGCTCCGATCGAATTGAGCGCAAAGCCCGGCTGGATGATGATGGAGTAA